One genomic region from Clostridium saccharobutylicum DSM 13864 encodes:
- the sigI gene encoding RNA polymerase sigma factor SigI codes for MLECVLVDLNINEHTSVNELIENHMPFIIKSISDVTGRYVSCENDEELSVGMLGFSEAIERYDNEKGHFLSFAKLVIGSRIKNYLKAENRHQHSSLEELLDKGLEIKDEYLEQKEDNSLLVEEINRLKSEISSFGFTLEDLVNEAPKQQATRQNAINLSEKISNEEEFTSFMYLKKRLPIKRIVLKFSVTEKVIKRSKKFIISVVIILDKNLIALKNWIRK; via the coding sequence ATGCTCGAATGTGTTTTAGTAGATTTAAATATTAATGAACACACAAGTGTTAATGAACTAATTGAAAATCATATGCCATTTATAATTAAAAGTATTTCTGACGTCACAGGTAGGTATGTATCTTGTGAAAATGATGAAGAATTAAGCGTTGGAATGCTTGGATTTAGTGAAGCTATTGAGAGATATGATAATGAAAAAGGTCACTTTTTGTCCTTTGCTAAGCTTGTTATAGGAAGTAGAATTAAGAATTATCTAAAAGCAGAAAATAGACATCAACATTCATCACTTGAAGAGTTGTTGGACAAGGGTTTAGAAATTAAAGATGAATATTTAGAGCAAAAAGAAGATAATAGCTTGCTGGTGGAAGAGATAAATAGATTAAAATCTGAAATAAGCTCCTTTGGTTTTACATTAGAGGATTTAGTGAATGAAGCTCCTAAACAACAGGCAACGAGACAAAATGCAATAAATTTATCAGAAAAAATAAGCAACGAAGAAGAATTTACTTCTTTTATGTATTTGAAAAAAAGATTACCTATTAAGAGAATTGTTTTAAAATTCTCTGTTACGGAAAAGGTAATTAAAAGAAGTAAAAAATTCATAATTTCTGTTGTAATAATACTTGATAAAAATCTTATTGCTTTGAAAAATTGGATCAGGAAGTAG
- a CDS encoding anti-sigma-I factor RsgI family protein, producing the protein MNKGIIMEINKNYAVVLNQQGVMEKIQSKENMKIGQKIFYFEDDIVKSTIKLHSHSSFMKIFGSIAALFLIVFTFFFNTATNNKVYAVVSLDINPSIQIEADSNQKIIKVDGINADGKSIDFSDVKGENIDDGIEKIKEKLVEKKYLDNNKEVLVAFAFVQNDGNSNYEEEVKDAIQSTFKSEKITYVKADKNAVDQAKTEGISLGRYEVAINADEETKSKIDKAPVKDITSIIKDKQNVIQWQAQDEESKMDNNSAQNDNSAVTNSDNNDKNKSLEQPSNNKSKSDKSTNDKNIQEKPKTTESSDNGNSGTVTTPDQDKNNNTANNADNGVLEVQPEPKVQNKQTEKSNNSDADNTVTIAPNNGVIENNTTSSKVEDQNKGEDQNKSSVQQDTTPKDSSKTNK; encoded by the coding sequence ATGAATAAGGGAATAATAATGGAGATTAATAAAAATTATGCCGTAGTGCTAAATCAACAAGGGGTAATGGAAAAAATACAATCCAAAGAAAACATGAAAATTGGACAAAAAATATTTTACTTTGAAGATGATATTGTCAAATCAACTATAAAACTTCATAGTCATAGCAGTTTTATGAAAATATTTGGATCAATTGCCGCATTGTTTTTAATTGTATTCACCTTCTTCTTTAACACTGCGACAAACAATAAAGTGTATGCAGTTGTTAGCTTAGATATTAATCCAAGTATTCAAATTGAAGCAGATAGTAATCAAAAGATTATTAAAGTTGATGGAATTAATGCTGATGGAAAAAGTATAGATTTTAGTGATGTTAAAGGTGAAAATATAGATGATGGAATTGAGAAAATAAAAGAGAAGCTAGTTGAAAAAAAATATTTAGACAATAATAAAGAAGTATTGGTTGCTTTTGCATTTGTTCAAAATGATGGGAATAGTAATTATGAAGAAGAAGTAAAAGATGCTATTCAATCAACATTTAAGTCAGAGAAAATAACATATGTAAAAGCAGATAAAAATGCTGTTGATCAAGCTAAGACTGAGGGCATAAGTTTAGGTAGATATGAAGTAGCTATTAATGCTGATGAAGAAACAAAGAGTAAAATAGATAAAGCACCAGTTAAAGATATTACTTCAATAATAAAGGATAAACAAAATGTTATTCAGTGGCAAGCTCAAGATGAAGAGTCTAAAATGGATAATAATTCTGCTCAAAATGATAATTCAGCAGTAACAAATAGTGATAACAATGATAAGAATAAGTCTTTAGAACAACCAAGTAATAATAAATCAAAAAGTGATAAATCAACAAACGATAAAAATATACAAGAAAAACCAAAAACCACAGAGTCTTCTGACAATGGAAACAGTGGTACAGTTACAACACCAGATCAAGATAAGAATAATAATACTGCTAACAATGCAGATAATGGTGTACTTGAAGTTCAACCAGAACCTAAAGTACAAAATAAGCAAACTGAAAAATCTAACAATAGTGATGCTGACAATACTGTTACAATAGCTCCTAACAATGGAGTGATTGAGAATAACACTACTTCAAGTAAAGTAGAAGATCAAAACAAGGGCGAAGATCAGAATAAGAGTTCAGTCCAACAAGATACAACACCAAAAGATAGCAGTAAAACAAATAAATAA